A stretch of Arthrobacter sp. NEB 688 DNA encodes these proteins:
- a CDS encoding histidine phosphatase family protein, whose product MTSAARDRVLVLLRHAKTEESNPGGDHERELTGRGRRDASAAGRWLHEHAIGIDEVLCSTSERTRQTCELVWEAGCPEADVHHDRRIYDASPEALLDVVHEADDDADVVMVVGHAPGIPALAELLADGEGSAEGHRAMAEGFPTCALAVLHYAGRWSDLAFGDAVLERFHVARG is encoded by the coding sequence ATGACCAGCGCCGCCCGAGACCGCGTCCTCGTCCTGCTCCGGCACGCCAAGACGGAGGAGAGCAACCCGGGTGGCGACCACGAGCGGGAGCTGACCGGCCGCGGCCGCCGCGACGCGAGCGCCGCCGGCCGGTGGCTGCACGAGCACGCCATCGGCATCGACGAGGTGCTGTGCTCGACCTCCGAGCGCACCCGGCAGACGTGCGAGCTGGTCTGGGAGGCGGGCTGCCCCGAGGCCGACGTGCACCACGACCGGCGCATCTACGACGCGTCGCCCGAGGCCCTGCTCGACGTCGTCCACGAGGCCGACGACGACGCCGACGTCGTCATGGTCGTCGGGCACGCCCCCGGCATCCCGGCCCTGGCCGAGCTGCTCGCCGACGGCGAGGGCAGCGCCGAGGGGCACCGGGCGATGGCCGAGGGCTTCCCGACCTGCGCGCTGGCGGTGCTGCACTACGCCGGGCGCTGGTCCGACCTCGCCTTCGGCGACGCCGTGCTCGAGCGCTTCCACGTCGCCCGCGGCTGA
- a CDS encoding SDR family NAD(P)-dependent oxidoreductase, which yields MRENAPGLPRAAARLLDTALDRTVAPGFTALGLAVRRRLPGWPADPAVGGLAGRHVAVTGATSGLGRRTALDLAALGATVHLVVRDTERGERVAAQVAAAVGRPDAARVWRCDVSDLDSVRTFAGRFAAADLPLRGLVHNAGALPAERTESPQGHELTLALHVLGPVLMTELLLPVLEQDAGRVVLVTSGGMYTQPLPVDDPEYTTGTYSGSVAYARSKRGQVELLPVLTERWAPRGVTVHATHPGWARTPGLDASLPTFSKALRPVLRSDAAGSDTTVWTVATEPAPEPGRLWHDRRPRPTSVLPSTRTTRSDRVRYWTGVAGALDLRP from the coding sequence ATGCGCGAGAACGCCCCCGGCCTCCCCCGGGCCGCCGCCCGGCTGCTCGACACCGCCCTCGACCGCACCGTCGCCCCCGGCTTCACGGCCCTCGGGCTCGCGGTGCGCCGGCGGCTGCCCGGCTGGCCCGCGGACCCCGCCGTGGGCGGCCTCGCCGGCCGGCACGTCGCCGTCACCGGCGCCACCTCCGGCCTCGGCCGGCGCACGGCCCTCGACCTCGCGGCCCTCGGGGCCACGGTCCACCTCGTCGTCCGCGACACCGAGCGGGGCGAGCGCGTGGCCGCGCAGGTCGCCGCGGCGGTCGGGCGGCCGGACGCCGCCCGCGTCTGGCGGTGCGACGTCTCCGACCTCGACTCCGTGCGCACCTTCGCGGGCCGCTTCGCCGCCGCCGACCTGCCGCTGCGCGGCCTCGTGCACAACGCCGGGGCCCTCCCGGCGGAGCGGACCGAGTCGCCGCAGGGCCACGAGCTGACCCTCGCCCTCCACGTCCTCGGCCCGGTCCTCATGACCGAGCTGCTCCTGCCGGTGCTCGAGCAGGACGCCGGCCGCGTCGTCCTCGTCACCTCCGGCGGGATGTACACGCAGCCGCTGCCCGTCGACGACCCCGAGTACACGACGGGGACCTACAGCGGCTCGGTGGCCTACGCCCGCAGCAAGCGCGGCCAGGTCGAGCTGCTGCCGGTGCTCACCGAGCGCTGGGCCCCGCGGGGTGTCACGGTCCACGCGACGCACCCGGGCTGGGCGCGCACGCCGGGGCTCGACGCCTCCCTGCCGACCTTCTCGAAGGCGCTGCGCCCCGTCCTGCGCTCGGACGCCGCGGGCAGCGACACGACCGTCTGGACGGTCGCGACCGAGCCGGCGCCGGAGCCGGGCCGGCTCTGGCACGACCGCCGCCCGCGCCCGACGAGCGTCCTGCCGTCGACGCGCACGACCCGCTCCGACCGCGTCCGCTACTGGACCGGCGTCGCCGGGGCGCTCGACCTGCGCCCCTGA
- a CDS encoding acyltransferase family protein, protein MRTSGTVAEATRRDADATARPGLRRDVEGLRTVAVGLVLAYHLLGGPSGGFVGVDVFFVVSGFVITTGLVREVEATGRLSLRRFYARRARRLLPAAGIVLGLTTLAAWFLAPRTERMVVGSDVAGAAGYVVNWVFSARSVDYLAEDLGPSPVLHFWSLSVEEQFYLVWPLLLVALLWVGTRRGVRPGRRHLALGLGGLVVLPSLALSLWYTARAPEEAFFVTPTRLWEMGVGALVALGAGRWSRLRPAVAAVVGWAGLAVLGATAVLVGAGTAWPGSAALAPVLATAAVVVAGFAAGRRGPERLLGLGPAVRVGALSYSLYLWHWPLLVVSGWVGLGDGLGVRVGVLAATVLLALASFHLVEDPVRRGVLAGRTGVALATGATITVVGVVLGLALAADAHAEASRRGERTAAPFPPAVLTVPAELTGAAPPALYDALTPSPAGAPLDLGPLEDRGCDTVLASAEVSECVVGDPDGGVEVAVVGDSKVLQWAAVVATVGERRGWRVRVLTKSACPLLDPRAEVPLTHRTCRPWRAAVLDRLRRSTPDVVVTTTLLDRVVVDGRRSRAAYREALAGTWRDLVARGAVVVALSDTPHPPDGMDPAYECVADHEDDPSACTWPLRRTPSSSALERTAREIDGAVFADLDPWVCPGDLCRATYRGVLTWRQGSHVTATYAETLTGPVEATLVDALARARAELPR, encoded by the coding sequence GTGCGGACGTCGGGGACCGTGGCCGAGGCCACCCGGAGGGACGCCGACGCGACCGCACGCCCGGGCCTGCGCCGCGACGTCGAGGGCCTGCGCACCGTCGCCGTCGGCCTCGTCCTCGCCTACCACCTCCTCGGCGGGCCCTCCGGGGGCTTCGTCGGGGTCGACGTCTTCTTCGTCGTCAGCGGCTTCGTCATCACCACGGGCCTGGTCCGCGAGGTCGAGGCCACCGGCCGCCTGTCGCTGCGCCGGTTCTACGCGCGCCGGGCCCGCCGCCTGCTGCCCGCCGCCGGCATCGTCCTCGGGCTGACGACGCTCGCCGCCTGGTTCCTCGCCCCGCGCACCGAGCGGATGGTCGTCGGCTCCGACGTGGCGGGGGCGGCGGGCTACGTCGTCAACTGGGTGTTCTCGGCCCGCTCGGTCGACTACCTCGCCGAGGACCTCGGCCCCTCCCCCGTCCTGCACTTCTGGTCGCTCTCGGTCGAGGAGCAGTTCTACCTCGTCTGGCCCCTGCTGCTCGTCGCGCTGCTGTGGGTCGGCACCCGCCGCGGGGTCCGGCCGGGCCGGCGGCACCTCGCGCTGGGCCTCGGCGGGCTCGTCGTCCTCCCGAGCCTCGCCCTGTCGCTCTGGTACACCGCCCGCGCCCCCGAGGAGGCCTTCTTCGTCACGCCGACCCGCCTGTGGGAGATGGGGGTCGGCGCCCTCGTCGCGCTCGGCGCGGGCCGCTGGTCGCGCCTGCGCCCGGCGGTGGCGGCCGTCGTGGGCTGGGCCGGTCTCGCGGTGCTCGGCGCCACCGCGGTCCTCGTCGGTGCAGGGACGGCCTGGCCCGGCTCCGCGGCCCTGGCGCCCGTGCTCGCCACGGCGGCCGTCGTCGTCGCGGGCTTCGCGGCCGGCCGGCGCGGCCCCGAGCGCCTCCTCGGCCTCGGGCCCGCCGTCCGCGTCGGGGCCCTCTCGTACTCGCTCTACCTCTGGCACTGGCCCCTGCTCGTGGTCTCCGGCTGGGTGGGGCTCGGCGACGGCCTCGGGGTGCGCGTCGGCGTCCTGGCCGCCACGGTGCTGCTCGCCCTCGCGTCCTTCCACCTCGTCGAGGACCCGGTCCGTCGCGGGGTGCTGGCCGGGCGCACGGGCGTGGCCCTCGCGACCGGCGCAACCATCACCGTGGTCGGGGTGGTCCTCGGTCTCGCCCTCGCGGCGGACGCCCACGCCGAGGCCTCGCGCCGGGGCGAGCGCACCGCCGCGCCGTTCCCCCCGGCCGTCCTCACCGTCCCGGCGGAGCTGACCGGCGCCGCGCCGCCCGCGCTCTACGACGCCCTCACGCCGTCCCCGGCCGGGGCGCCGCTCGACCTCGGCCCGCTCGAGGACCGCGGCTGCGACACCGTCCTCGCCTCGGCCGAGGTCTCCGAGTGCGTCGTCGGCGACCCCGACGGCGGGGTGGAGGTCGCGGTCGTCGGCGACTCCAAGGTGCTCCAGTGGGCCGCCGTCGTCGCCACCGTCGGCGAGCGCCGCGGGTGGCGGGTGCGGGTCCTCACGAAGAGCGCCTGTCCCCTGCTGGACCCGCGGGCCGAGGTGCCCCTCACCCACCGCACCTGCCGGCCGTGGCGGGCTGCCGTGCTCGACCGCCTGCGCCGCTCCACCCCGGACGTCGTCGTCACGACGACCCTCCTCGACCGCGTCGTCGTCGACGGGCGCCGCAGCCGGGCGGCCTACCGAGAGGCGCTCGCCGGGACCTGGCGCGACCTCGTCGCCCGCGGCGCGGTCGTCGTCGCGCTCTCGGACACCCCGCACCCCCCGGACGGGATGGACCCCGCCTACGAGTGCGTCGCCGACCACGAGGACGACCCGTCGGCCTGCACCTGGCCGCTGCGCCGCACCCCCTCCTCGAGCGCCCTGGAGCGCACCGCGCGCGAGATCGACGGTGCGGTGTTCGCCGACCTCGACCCGTGGGTGTGCCCCGGCGACCTCTGCCGGGCCACCTACCGCGGGGTCCTCACCTGGCGCCAGGGGTCGCACGTCACCGCCACCTACGCCGAGACGCTCACCGGCCCGGTCGAGGCGACGCTCGTCGACGCCCTGGCGCGCGCCCGGGCCGAGCTGCCCCGGTAG
- the gatB gene encoding Asp-tRNA(Asn)/Glu-tRNA(Gln) amidotransferase subunit GatB, whose amino-acid sequence MSTTTGERTLSFDEALATFDPVMGLEVHVELGTNTKMFCGCPTEFGAEPNTQVCPVCLGLPGALPVVNAVAVESAIRIGLALNCSIAEWCRFARKNYFYPDMPKNFQTSQYDEPIAFDGHLDVELEDGSTFRVEIERAHMEEDTGKSLHVGGATGRIHGATHSLVDYNRAGIPLIEIVTKPIVATREKAPEVAKAYVATLRDLLKAMDVSDVKMEQGSMRCDVNLSLMPRDGDTFGTRTETKNVNSLRSVERAVRYEIGRHAAVLTDGGSITQETRHWHEDTGITTSGRIKSDAEDYRYFPEPDLVPVAPSRETVEALRATLPEPPAERRRRLQTAWGYSDLEMRDVLNAGLVGLVEETVAAGASPAAARKWWSGEIARRANTEGEDVPAYAARLGVTPAHVVELEGLVTSGRLNDSMARQAWEGVLDGEGTPTAVADARGLELVQDTGALEAAVDAVIAANPDVAAKIRDGKVQAVGALIGQVMREMKGQADAGAARAIILERLGQA is encoded by the coding sequence ATGAGCACGACCACCGGTGAGCGCACGCTCTCGTTCGACGAGGCGCTGGCGACCTTCGACCCCGTCATGGGGCTCGAGGTGCACGTCGAGCTCGGCACGAACACGAAGATGTTCTGCGGCTGCCCGACCGAGTTCGGCGCCGAGCCGAACACGCAGGTCTGCCCGGTGTGCCTCGGCCTGCCGGGGGCCCTGCCTGTCGTCAACGCGGTCGCGGTCGAGTCGGCCATCCGGATCGGGCTGGCGCTCAACTGTTCCATCGCGGAGTGGTGCCGGTTCGCCCGGAAGAACTACTTCTACCCGGACATGCCGAAGAACTTCCAGACCTCGCAGTACGACGAGCCCATCGCCTTCGACGGCCACCTCGACGTCGAGCTCGAGGACGGGTCGACCTTCCGCGTCGAGATCGAGCGCGCGCACATGGAGGAGGACACCGGCAAGTCCCTCCACGTCGGTGGCGCGACCGGGCGCATCCACGGCGCGACGCACAGCCTCGTCGACTACAACCGCGCGGGCATCCCCCTCATCGAGATCGTCACCAAGCCGATCGTCGCCACCCGCGAGAAGGCCCCCGAGGTCGCCAAGGCGTACGTCGCGACGCTTCGCGACCTGCTCAAGGCGATGGACGTCTCCGACGTGAAGATGGAGCAGGGCTCGATGCGCTGCGACGTCAACCTCTCGCTCATGCCGCGTGACGGCGACACCTTCGGCACGCGCACCGAGACCAAGAACGTCAACTCGCTGCGCTCGGTCGAGCGGGCCGTGCGCTACGAGATCGGGCGCCACGCAGCCGTGCTCACCGACGGCGGCTCCATCACGCAGGAGACGCGGCACTGGCACGAGGACACCGGCATCACGACCTCGGGCCGCATCAAGTCCGACGCCGAGGACTACCGCTACTTCCCCGAGCCCGACCTCGTGCCGGTCGCGCCCTCGCGCGAGACCGTCGAGGCGCTGCGGGCCACGCTGCCCGAGCCGCCGGCCGAGCGCCGTCGCCGTCTGCAGACCGCGTGGGGCTACAGCGACCTCGAGATGCGTGACGTCCTCAACGCCGGGCTCGTCGGGCTCGTCGAGGAGACCGTCGCCGCGGGGGCCTCGCCGGCCGCCGCGCGCAAGTGGTGGTCCGGCGAGATCGCGCGCCGCGCCAACACCGAGGGCGAGGACGTGCCGGCCTACGCCGCCCGCCTCGGCGTCACCCCGGCGCACGTCGTCGAGCTCGAGGGGCTGGTCACCAGCGGCCGCCTCAACGACTCGATGGCCCGCCAGGCGTGGGAGGGCGTCCTCGACGGCGAGGGCACCCCGACGGCCGTCGCCGACGCCCGCGGGCTCGAGCTCGTCCAGGACACCGGGGCGCTCGAGGCGGCCGTCGACGCGGTCATCGCCGCCAACCCCGACGTCGCCGCGAAGATCCGCGACGGCAAGGTCCAGGCGGTCGGCGCGCTCATCGGGCAGGTCATGCGCGAGATGAAGGGCCAGGCCGACGCCGGCGCGGCCCGGGCGATCATCCTCGAGCGGCTCGGCCAGGCCTGA